A stretch of the Ornithodoros turicata isolate Travis chromosome 4, ASM3712646v1, whole genome shotgun sequence genome encodes the following:
- the LOC135393265 gene encoding TNF receptor-associated factor 2-like: MSTESYLLGHFEALDWRPLQFVDLPSTISCDLCAVVPGKILRLECYHSLCEGCYQGVLRTERRCPLDKHGFLESEVVILQVKTAPLQNLEVHCCNFNHGCNFVGSLERMKSHFLDDCEFHPLACKKCCVTVFRKDIVSHYMDEQCGAQSTLRPSENISIDRSVIGIGRQINASLSDIAHRLCAMEDHLNSHTVGIDTTKEYVMNYASVLRTLQEGQSLSSVTMSNVVTGLRTVTEALSSIADQHSHQVVSADDMKNRVSSIEKTLTAIVRLQKEVGNNVLILAEGWKQCSQEFQTMPLSNVGLFHVQKVDGLEKKAREGQWAQAFSDNFLLYGYSVKLCAMLRTSGGITHIGVYLHICRGPKDSLLKWPFLLPYMLILIHPTDDRKNIEHTIDVLHEFAKFPECFNRPVESPNEGCGWHKFCTLDDALNRGFVHENSITVGVTLVQSRQ; the protein is encoded by the coding sequence ATGTCTACCGAAAGCTACCTTCTGGGACACTTTGAAGCCCTTGACTGGCGTCCCTTGCAATTTGTGGATCTCCCATCGACAATATCGTGTGACTTGTGTGCCGTCGTTCCCGGGAAGATCCTGAGGCTGGAATGTTACCATTCCCTCTGTGAGGGATGTTACCAGGGCGTTCTTCGAACCGAACGACGGTGCCCGCTCGACAAGCACGGCTTTCTTGAAAGTGAAGTGGTAATTTTGCAAGTTAAAACGGCGCCCCTCCAAAACCTAGAAGTTCACTGCTGCAACTTCAACCATGGATGTAATTTCGTCGGATCATTGGAACGAATGAAATCTCACTTCTTGGACGACTGTGAGTTTCACCCTTTAGCTTGTAAGAAGTGCTGTGTCACGGTGTTCCGTAAAGACATCGTcagccattacatggatgagcAATGCGGGGCTCAAAGTACGTTACGTCCGAGCGAAAATATTTCTATTGACAGGAGCGTCATCGGGATTGGAAGACAGATCAACGCCTCACTATCAGATATAGCTCATAGACTCTGTGCTATGGAAGACCATCTAAATAGCCATACTGTGGGGATTGACACGACGAAAGAATACGTCATGAACTACGCTTCAGTGCTGCGCACGCTTCAAGAGGGACAAAGCTTGTCTTCAGTGACGATGTCAAACGTTGTCACTGGCCTTCGTACAGTTACGGAAGCGTTGTCTTCTATTGCAGACCAACATAGCCACCAAGTTGTAAGTGCCGACGATATGAAGAACCGCGTTAGTTCCATCGAGAAGACACTAACTGCTATTGTACGATTGCAAAAAGAAGTAGGTAACAATGTCCTTATCTTGGCAGAAGGTTGGAAACAATGCTCCCAGGAATTTCAAACGATGCCGCTTTCGAACGTTGGTTTATTCCACGTCCAGAAAGTCGATGGACTTGAAAAGAAGGCAAGGGAGGGACAGTGGGCCCAGGCATTCTCTGACAATTTCCTGTTATACGGCTATTCTGTAAAGCTATGCGCGATGTTAAGGACATCTGGTGGTATCACACACATAGGAGTTTACCTACATATCTGTCGTGGTCCGAAAGACTCCCTCTTGAAATGGCCCTTCTTGTTGCCTTATATGCTCATCTTAATTCATCCAACTGACGACAGAAAGAACATTGAACATACCATTGATGTCCTACACGAGTTTGCAAAGTTCCCTGAATGTTTCAATCGACCAGTCGAAAGTCCAAATGAAGGCTGCGGCTGGCATAAGTTTTGCACGCTAGATGATGCACTGAATCGTGGCTTTGTTCACGAGAACTCAATTACTGTTGGCGTTACCCTGGTGCAAAGTCGTCAATAG